One part of the Phoenix dactylifera cultivar Barhee BC4 chromosome 4, palm_55x_up_171113_PBpolish2nd_filt_p, whole genome shotgun sequence genome encodes these proteins:
- the LOC103696078 gene encoding protein DETOXIFICATION 51-like has translation MCNTSVAGKPHLSLPLVSPTKPGKNQSHSPTRETITKPHLLLPLPPPAETLKEAAALFRLSFPIAVTALLIYSRSVLSMLFLGFLGDLPLAAGSLAIAFANITGYSVLSGLSLGMEPLCSQAFGAKQPKLLFLTLHRSVIFLLCSSLPIAVLWFHMSKILLFLGQDPEITSLAQSYLLYALPDLISFSFIHPIRIYLRSQGITRPLTVAAAVSAALHLPAGLLLVGRLRLGASGVAAASATANLSFLLCLLPHLLRDPAWRAPTSEALAGWAPLARLAAPSCASVCLEWWWYELMILLCGLLPDPKPAVASMGVLIQTTALLYVFPSSLGFGASTRVGNELGANRPAGARAAAAVAVAVAAGMGVAAMGFAAGVRKQWGRMFTSDGEILRLTAAALPIVGLCELGNCPQTVGCGVLRGSARPAHAAHVNLGAFYLVGTPVAVGLGFGVGIGFVGLWVGLLAAQVCCAGLMLCLVGATDWEAQAHSAQILTCAGEGKHVLGDPEEGQEAPLEVEEKGKVDCCETLILVKVSDPQREQ, from the coding sequence ATGTGCAATACCAGCGTCGCCGGCAAGCCCCATCTCTCCCTTCCACTGGTTTCTCCTACAAAGCCGGGTAAGAACCAGAGCCACTCGCCAACGAGAGAAACTATAACCAAGCCTCACCTACTGCTTCCCCTGCCGCCTCCGGCTGAGACTCtgaaggaggcggccgccctCTTCCGCCTCTCCTTTCCCATCGCCGTCACCGCCCTTCTCATCTACTCCCGCTCCGTCCTCTCCATGCTCTTCCTCGGCTTCCTCGGCGATCTCCCCCTCGCCGCCGGTTCTCTCGCCATCGCCTTCGCCAACATCACCGGCTACTCCGTTCTCTCTGGCCTCTCCCTCGGAATGGAGCCCCTCTGTTCGCAGGCCTTCGGCGCGAAGCAGCCTAAGCTCCTCTTCCTCACCCTCCACCGCTCTGTTATATTTCTCCTCTGTTCTTCTCTCCCCATTGCCGTCCTCTGGTTCCACATGTCCAAGATCCTCCTTTTCCTCGGCCAAGACCCCGAAATCACCTCTCTCGCCCAAAGTTACCTCCTTTATGCCCTCCCCGACCTCATCTCCTTCTCTTTTATCCATCCCATTAGAATCTACCTTCGGTCGCAGGGCATCACTCGTCCCCTGACCGTCGCCGCTGCTGTCTCCGCCGCGCTCCACCTCCCCGCGGGGCTCCTCCTGGTCGGTCGCCTCCGCCTCGGCGCTTCCGGCgtcgccgccgcctccgccacGGCCAACCTATCCTTCCTCCTCTGCCTTCTCCCTCACCTCCTCCGCGACCCGGCATGGCGGGCCCCCACCTCCGAGGCCCTAGCCGGGTGGGCCCCCCTCGCCCGCCTCGCCGCCCCGAGCTGCGCTTCCGTCTGCCTTGAGTGGTGGTGGTACGAGCTAATGATCCTCCTCTGTGGCCTCCTCCCTGATCCCAAGCCCGCCGTCGCGTCCATGGGAGTCCTCATCCAAACCACTGCCTTGCTCTACGTTTTTCCTTCTTCACTCGGGTTCGGGGCGTCGACGCGGGTGGGGAACGAGCTGGGGGCCAACCGGCCggcgggcgcgcgggcggcAGCGGCGGTGGCGGTGGCTGTGGCGGCGGGGATGGGGGTGGCGGCGATGGGGTTCGCGGCGGGGGTGAGGAAGCAGTGGGGCCGGATGTTCACGAGCGATGGGGAGATCCTACGGCTGACGGCGGCTGCGCTGCCGATCGTGGGACTGTGCGAGCTCGGGAACTGCCCCCAGACGGTGGGGTGCGGAGTCTTGAGGGGGAGCGCGCGGCCGGCGCACGCGGCGCACGTTAACCTGGGAGCGTTTTATTTGGTGGGGACGCCGGTAGCGGTGGGCCTCGGGTTCGGCGTCGGGATCGGATTTGTTGGGCTCTGGGTGGGTTTGTTGGCGGCCCAGGTTTGTTGTGCGGGGCTGATGCTTTGTTTGGTGGGGGCCACGGACTGGGAGGCCCAGGCGCATAGTGCCCAGATCCTCACGTGTGCGGGGGAAGGGAAGCACGTGCTGGGGGATCCGGAGGAAGGGCAAGAAGCTCCGTTGGAGGTAGAGGAGAAGGGGAAGGTGGATTGCTGCGAAACACTGATACTGGTCAAAGTGAGTGACCCTCAGAGGGAACAGTGA
- the LOC103696081 gene encoding uncharacterized protein LOC103696081: MAPPPTVDPPPPKGYRRGTTGFEPNHQVVVSKERHLHLELKLSVRRHLSGHPLQRNPSAKAPDNDYHFLSSLPTSLDLVLRQFDDRHEVPMEVLHLLLRDPMAKAVVDQDAMSFSIQSSKSNEPGKRSVVRDTKEWSGSNVGEWERRDSPIGVPEHNPNLRHSAFKPTSPAAKAVVDQLLRIADKGVFDDLLISSIIALGCLSKTFRATKTRIIGPLVRLLDEREAIVSREAVIALTKFVCKENFLRVEHSKAIIKAGGAKHLVQLVYFGEQLQTEALILLCYVSLNVPESEDLAQAGVLAVLTWASKQGHLVQDSRVDSSLPEARGRMELYQSRGSR, from the exons ATGGCTCCACCGCCAACAGTTGACCCACCACCACCCAAGGGCTACCGGAGAGGGACAACTGGATTTGAACCTAACCACCAAGTGGTCGTCAGCAAGGAGAGACACCTACACCTTGAACTGAAGCTTTCCGTGCGCCGCCACCTCTCGGGCCACCCACTTCAACGGAACCCATCGGCTAAGGCTCCGGATAATGACTACCACTTTCTTTCAAGCCTGCCTACTAGCCTTGATTTGGTCCTTCGACAGTTCGACGACCGCCATGAAGTACCTATGGAGgttctccacctcctcctccgagATCCG ATGGCTAAGGCGGTGGTGGATCAGGATGCCATGTCCTTTTCCATCCAGAGTTCTAAATCTAATG AACCGGGTAAAAGGTCTGTTGTTCGAGATACAAAAGAGTGGAGCGGTTCAAATGTGGGAGAGTGGGAGAGGAGGgatt CTCCGATCGGCGTCCCCGAGCACAACCCCAACCTCCGCCACTCCGCCTTCAAGCCCACCTCACCTGCCGCCAAGGCGGTCGTCGACCAGCTCCTCCGGATCGCCGACAAGGGCGTCTTCGACGATCTTCTGATTTCCAGCATCATCGCTCTCGGCTGCCTGTCGAAGACCTTCCGGGCAACGAAGACGCGGATCATCGGGCCTCTGGTGCGGCTGCTGGACGAGAGGGAAGCCATCGTGTCGAGGGAGGCGGTGATTGCCCTGACCAAGTTCGTGTGCAAGGAGAATTTCCTTCGCGTCGAGCATTCCAAGGCCATCATCAAAGCCGGAGGGGCCAAGCACCTCGTCCAGCTGGTGTATTTTGGGGAGCAGCTCCAGACCGAGGCGTTGATTCTCTTGTGTTACGTCTCCCTCAACGTGCCGGAGAGTGAGGATCTCGCACAGGCAGGGGTCCTTGCGGTCCTCACCTGGGCTTCGAAGCAGGGGCACTTGGTGCAGGACTCCAGGGTGGACTCCTCCTTGCCGGAGGCCAGAGGTCGGATGGAGCTCTATCAGTCAAGaggatctcgatga